In Kryptolebias marmoratus isolate JLee-2015 linkage group LG4, ASM164957v2, whole genome shotgun sequence, the following proteins share a genomic window:
- the pmela gene encoding premelanosome protein a — MRSVALLVLAFTSVVAIRQRSQFTRYRSWNSRMYPVWQDGDPRFRNCWFGGEVTFDLKNDAPTLTGARSTFTINLNFPPNQTMLPDGQVVWAQNCTINGRQYQEGQAVYPDRTAEWTGVFPDGTPFTQSQNRKPRYVFVWKTWGRYWQVAGGPSSSLSIETDNVPLGSYKMEVVIYHCRGRDKFVPLGYASTDFTITDQVPFRISLSQVNDVNQNDQNFIQNQAIAFAVTIHDPSQYLNSADVSFSWDFGDNSGTLISRERTVTHTYLSVGTFKPQVVLMASIPNSCQNPTAVVPVDASAAPAVVVMASTPAAASSEEDDVIALDIPASDATPVAASVQPAEEEPAADTDSESVEVASVAPAEVDAAVVPAEQDPADTAGEADAAEEEADAAAAEEPEAAEAAAEDVAVAENVPATDATASAAPAAESEEAAGEVTDGVTAAPEADVSEEQEATDASVESAEATSVATEVVQAETEAPADGVVALAATETTEEMAPADTEAEALETDNVVAATEAAASEEEAAVVEGEAQAEVEATPAEVALVVAKRQAPELTADCTIYRYGSLATSVDVVQGIESVEIVQVANVLSVATELDQNAVDVTVSCQGSLPSEVCTVISDADCITPVQTICNTASPSPDCQMVLRQFFNDTGVFCLNVSLTNDVSLAMASARVNVAVASGGSPAGTAATVLGGMVLACVVCCLGLMYRRFKQYQPLRDDHAENGGSFSVTSVPLLLWNLLSRQSPGESRPLLQGRVV; from the exons ATGAGGTCTGTGGCGTTACTCGTTTTGGCTTTTACGTCGGTAGTGGCGATAA GACAGAGAAGTCAGTTCACACGTTACCGATCGTGGAACTCCCGGATGTATCCGGTGTGGCAGGATGGAGACCCGAGGTTCAGGAACTGTTGGTTTG GTGGtgaggtgacctttgaccttaagAATGATGCGCCCACTCTGACCGGAGCGAGATCAACTTTCACCATCAATCTTAATTTCCCACCAAACCAGACGATGCTGCCCGACGGCCAGGTGGTGTGGGCACAAAACTGCACCATCAACG GACGTCAGTACCAGGAGGGTCAGGCTGTGTATCCAGACCGGACCGCTGAGTGGACCGGAGTTTTCCCTGACGGCACGCCTTTCACCCAGTCCCAGAACAGGAAACCCCGCTATGTGTTTGTCTGGAAAACATGGG gCCGTTACTGGCAGGTTGCAGGCGGACCTTCCTCCTCACTCTCCATTGAAACAGATAACGTCCCACTGGGCTCCTACAAAATGGAGGTCGTCATCTATCACTGCCGAGGAAGAGACAAGTTCGTCCCCCTCGGCTACGCCTCTACGGACTTCACCATCACAG aTCAGGTTCCCTTCAGGATTTCTCTTTCTCAAGTCAACGATGTGAACCAGAATGACCAGAACTTCATCCAGAACCAAGCCATTGCCTTCGCCGTCACAATCCACGACCCCAGCCAGTACCTGAACAGCGCGGACGTCAGCTTCAGCTGGGACTTCGGTGACAACAGTGGAACGCTCATCTCCAGAGAGCGCACCGTCACACACACCTACCTGTCGGTTGGGACCTTCAAACCTCAGGTGGTCCTGATGGCGAGCATTCCTAACTCCTGTCAGAACCCCACAGCTG ttgTGCCTGTTGACGCctctgctgctccagctgtggTTGTCATGGCCTCCACCCCTGCAGCTGCATCATCTGAAGAAGATGATGTGATTGCTCTGGATATTCCTGCCTCTGACGCCACTCCAGTCGCTGCCTCGGTGCAGCCTGCTGAGGAGGAACCCGCCGCTGATACGGACTCAGAGTCTGTAGAGGTCGCCTCGGTGGCTCCTGCAGAAGTCGATGCAGCTGTTGTCCCAGCGGAGCAAGATCCTGCTGACACAGCTGgagaagcagatgctgctgaagAGGAGGCcgatgctgcagcagctgaagaacCGGAGGCCgctgaagcagctgctgaagaTGTGGCAGTTGCAGAAAACGTGCCCGCGACTGACGCCACGGCCTCGGCTGCTCCGGCTGCAGAGAGTGAAGAAGCTGCAGGTGAGGTGACTGACGGTGTCACTGCTGCCCCTGAGGCAGACGTATCTGAGGAGCAGGAAGCCACTGATGCTTCTGTAGAATCTGCCGAGGCCACGTCCGTCGCCACAGAGGTGGtacaagctgaaactgaagcacCTGCTGATGGCGTAGTTGCTCTTGCTGCCACTGAGACCACAGAAGAGATGGCTCCAGCTGACACCGAGGCTGAAGCGCTGGAAACTGACAATGTAGTCGCTGCTACTGAAGCCGCCGCAA GTGAAGAAGAAGCGGCTGTGGTTGAGGGTGAAGCTCAGGCTGAAGTGGAAGCGACTCCAGCCGAGGTTGCCCTGGTTGTGGCCAAAAGACAGGCCCCGGAGCTCACAGCTGACTGCACAATCTACCGCTACGGCTCCCTCGCTACGTCCGTGGATGTTGTTC AGGGTATTGAAAGTGTGGAGATTGTTCAGGTGGCCAATGTTCTCTCAGTGGCGACCGAGTTGGATCAGAATGCCGTGGACGTCACCGTCTCCTGTCAGGGAAG TCTGCCAAGCGAAGTGTGCACCGTCATTTCCGATGCCGACTGTATCACACCGGTACAGACCATCTGCAACACAGCCTCGCCATCTCCAGACTGTCAGATGGTCCTCCGTCAGTTCTTCAACGACACCGGGGTCTTCTGTCTCAACGTCTCACTGACCAATGACGTCAGTCTGGCCATGGCGAGCGCTAGAGTCAATGTAGCAGTGG CCTCAGGTGGTTCACCAGCTGGAACTGCTGCGACTGTGCTGGGTGGTATGGTTCTCGCCTGCGTCGTTTGTTGTTTGGGTTTGATGTACAG GCGGTTTAAGCAGTACCAGCCTCTGAGGGACGACCACGCCGAGAACGGAGGCAGCTTCTCTGTAACGTCGGTGCCTTTGCTGCTGTGGAACCTGTTGAGTCGACAGTCACCAGGAGAAAGCCGTCCGCTTCTTCAGGGAAGGGTTGTTTAA